The Natrinema saccharevitans genome includes the window CGGGTCCGGCGTTCGGGGTCGGTGTCGGATGCGTTGCTCATGGGTCTCACCCCTCAGTAGCCGAGGTCGGGGAATAACGACAACGCCTGCAGTCGTCGGGCGGTTCATAGCGTCACAGGGGAGTGTGGGCCGACCGGGACCGTCATGTGCGGGAGAACGAAGCGCCGGCCCGACGACCGCTCGATCCGTCGAGTCACCCCAGCCGCCGGCCGTCCGCAGCGACCGCCAACGTGCAGTCGTCACAGCACCACCAGCCCACCAGCGGGTCACGCTCGAGCGGGACGCCACAGCTCGGACACCGCTGGCGGTCCCCGGTCATCGGTCGGCCCCTCGAGCGACCACCGTGAGGTCGCAGGCCGCCGCGAGGCGTTCGGCCCGCTGGATGATCAGCGCACGACCGGCGTCCGTCAGCCGGTAGGCGCGCTCGCACGTGTCGAGCAGACCGCGTCCCACCAGCGCCCGCAGGTTCCGCTCGAGCCTGGCGCGACTGACGCTCGGATAGCGCCGCTCGAGTTCGCCGGCGATCGCGTCGATCGGGTTCGGCGTCCGCGTGCGCTCGAGGCGGACGAGGGCCTCGAGACAGTCGCGCTGGAGGGCGGTACACTGGATCCAGCGCCGGCTCGCGTCGTGGTCG containing:
- a CDS encoding helix-turn-helix domain-containing protein, which produces MHDDDSRGLESPDSATALPDDHDASRRWIQCTALQRDCLEALVRLERTRTPNPIDAIAGELERRYPSVSRARLERNLRALVGRGLLDTCERAYRLTDAGRALIIQRAERLAAACDLTVVARGADR